A stretch of Mus musculus strain C57BL/6J chromosome 19, GRCm38.p6 C57BL/6J DNA encodes these proteins:
- the Rce1 gene encoding CAAX prenyl protease 2 isoform a (isoform a is encoded by transcript variant 1): MAALGGDGLRLLSVSRPERQPESAALSGPGSGLCCWVSVFSCFSLACSYVGSLYVWKSELPRDHPAVIKRRSTSVLVVSSLSPLCVLLWRELTGIQPGTSLLTLMGFRLEGIFPAALLPLLLTMILFLGPLMQLSMDCPCDLTDGLKVVLAPRSWARCLTDMRWLRNQVIAPLTEELVFRACMLPMLAPCTGLGPAVFTCPLFFGVAHFHHIIEQLRFRQSSVGSIFVSAASISSVPVLLHRCLRCLYSFPLHPHRTPDRAGSLPLFLQLHGLPCSVCSPGASTEVATAGRLCPRCGTFPASASTPDRPQALWQPSSLYAFGKNRGLRDPTVLLTITLLCTPVNSDGLSSSSLPRNTAREGLAGVPEISGIFVGD; this comes from the exons ATGGCGGCGCTGGGCGGGGACGGGCTGCGTTTACTGTCGGTATCGCGGCCAGAGCGGCAGCCCGAGTCAGCCGCGCTGAGCGGCCCGGGCTCGGGGCTGTGCTGCTGGGTGTCTgtgttctcctgcttcagcctcgcCTGCTCCTACGTGGGCAGCCTCTACGTGTGGAAGAGCGAGCTGCCCAG GGACCACCCCGCTGTTATCAAGCGGCGTTCCACCAGTGTCCTGGTAGTGTCCAGCTTGTCCCCTCTTTGCGTGCTGCTCTGGAGGGAACTCACTGGCATCCAG CCAGGCACATCACTGCTTACCTTGATGGGCTTCAGGCTGGAGGGCATTTTCCCAGCAGcgctgctgcccctgctgctaaCTATG atcctTTTCCTGGGTCCACTGATGCAGCTCTCTATGGATTGCCCTTGTGACCTGACAGATGGGCTGAAGGTTGTCCTGG CCCCTCGTTCTTGGGCCCGCTGCCTCACAGACATGCGCTGGCTACGAAACCAAGTTATTGCACCGCTGACAGAGGAGCTGGTGTTCCGGGCTTGCATGCTGCCCATGCTAGCGCCGTGCACGGGTCTGGGCCCTGCTGTGTTCACCTGCCCACTCTTTTTTGGAGTCG CCCATTTTCACCACATTATTGAGCAGCTGCGCTTCCGCCAGAGCAGTGTGGGAAGTATCTTCGTGTCTGCAG CCTCCATCTCCAGCGTTCCAGTTCTCCTACACCGCTGTCTTCGGTGCTTATACAGCTTTCCTCTTCATCCGCACAG GACACCTGATAGGGCCGGTTCTCTGCCACTCTTTCTGCAACTACATGGGCTTCCCTGCAGTGTGTGCAGCCCTGGAGCATCCACAGAAGTGGCCACTGCTGGCAGGCTATGCCCTCGGTGTGGGActtttcctgcttctgcttcaaCCCCTGACAGACCCCAAGCTCTATGGCAGCCTTCCTCTTTGTATGCTTTTGGAAAGAACAGGGGCCTCAGAGACCCTACTGTGCTCCTGACGATCACTCTTTTGTGCACTCCAGTGAACTCTGACGggctctccagctcctccttacCAAGGAATACTGCAAGGGAGGGACTGGCTGGGGTCCCCGAGATCTCAGGAATTTTTGTAGGGGATTGA
- the Rce1 gene encoding CAAX prenyl protease 2 isoform d (isoform d is encoded by transcript variant 5) — protein sequence MGFRLEGIFPAALLPLLLTMILFLGPLMQLSMDCPCDLTDGLKVVLAPRSWARCLTDMRWLRNQVIAPLTEELVFRACMLPMLAPCTGLGPAVFTCPLFFGVAHFHHIIEQLRFRQSSVGSIFVSAAFQFSYTAVFGAYTAFLFIRTGHLIGPVLCHSFCNYMGFPAVCAALEHPQKWPLLAGYALGVGLFLLLLQPLTDPKLYGSLPLCMLLERTGASETLLCS from the exons ATGGGCTTCAGGCTGGAGGGCATTTTCCCAGCAGcgctgctgcccctgctgctaaCTATG atcctTTTCCTGGGTCCACTGATGCAGCTCTCTATGGATTGCCCTTGTGACCTGACAGATGGGCTGAAGGTTGTCCTGG CCCCTCGTTCTTGGGCCCGCTGCCTCACAGACATGCGCTGGCTACGAAACCAAGTTATTGCACCGCTGACAGAGGAGCTGGTGTTCCGGGCTTGCATGCTGCCCATGCTAGCGCCGTGCACGGGTCTGGGCCCTGCTGTGTTCACCTGCCCACTCTTTTTTGGAGTCG CCCATTTTCACCACATTATTGAGCAGCTGCGCTTCCGCCAGAGCAGTGTGGGAAGTATCTTCGTGTCTGCAG CGTTCCAGTTCTCCTACACCGCTGTCTTCGGTGCTTATACAGCTTTCCTCTTCATCCGCACAG GACACCTGATAGGGCCGGTTCTCTGCCACTCTTTCTGCAACTACATGGGCTTCCCTGCAGTGTGTGCAGCCCTGGAGCATCCACAGAAGTGGCCACTGCTGGCAGGCTATGCCCTCGGTGTGGGActtttcctgcttctgcttcaaCCCCTGACAGACCCCAAGCTCTATGGCAGCCTTCCTCTTTGTATGCTTTTGGAAAGAACAGGGGCCTCAGAGACCCTACTGTGCTCCTGA
- the Rce1 gene encoding CAAX prenyl protease 2 isoform b (isoform b is encoded by transcript variant 2), giving the protein MAALGGDGLRLLSVSRPERQPESAALSGPGSGLCCWVSVFSCFSLACSYVGSLYVWKSELPRDHPAVIKRRSTSVLVVSSLSPLCVLLWRELTGIQPGTSLLTLMGFRLEGIFPAALLPLLLTMILFLGPLMQLSMDCPCDLTDGLKVVLAPRSWARCLTDMRWLRNQVIAPLTEELVFRACMLPMLAPCTGLGPAVFTCPLFFGVAHFHHIIEQLRFRQSSVGSIFVSAAFQFSYTAVFGAYTAFLFIRTGHLIGPVLCHSFCNYMGFPAVCAALEHPQKWPLLAGYALGVGLFLLLLQPLTDPKLYGSLPLCMLLERTGASETLLCS; this is encoded by the exons ATGGCGGCGCTGGGCGGGGACGGGCTGCGTTTACTGTCGGTATCGCGGCCAGAGCGGCAGCCCGAGTCAGCCGCGCTGAGCGGCCCGGGCTCGGGGCTGTGCTGCTGGGTGTCTgtgttctcctgcttcagcctcgcCTGCTCCTACGTGGGCAGCCTCTACGTGTGGAAGAGCGAGCTGCCCAG GGACCACCCCGCTGTTATCAAGCGGCGTTCCACCAGTGTCCTGGTAGTGTCCAGCTTGTCCCCTCTTTGCGTGCTGCTCTGGAGGGAACTCACTGGCATCCAG CCAGGCACATCACTGCTTACCTTGATGGGCTTCAGGCTGGAGGGCATTTTCCCAGCAGcgctgctgcccctgctgctaaCTATG atcctTTTCCTGGGTCCACTGATGCAGCTCTCTATGGATTGCCCTTGTGACCTGACAGATGGGCTGAAGGTTGTCCTGG CCCCTCGTTCTTGGGCCCGCTGCCTCACAGACATGCGCTGGCTACGAAACCAAGTTATTGCACCGCTGACAGAGGAGCTGGTGTTCCGGGCTTGCATGCTGCCCATGCTAGCGCCGTGCACGGGTCTGGGCCCTGCTGTGTTCACCTGCCCACTCTTTTTTGGAGTCG CCCATTTTCACCACATTATTGAGCAGCTGCGCTTCCGCCAGAGCAGTGTGGGAAGTATCTTCGTGTCTGCAG CGTTCCAGTTCTCCTACACCGCTGTCTTCGGTGCTTATACAGCTTTCCTCTTCATCCGCACAG GACACCTGATAGGGCCGGTTCTCTGCCACTCTTTCTGCAACTACATGGGCTTCCCTGCAGTGTGTGCAGCCCTGGAGCATCCACAGAAGTGGCCACTGCTGGCAGGCTATGCCCTCGGTGTGGGActtttcctgcttctgcttcaaCCCCTGACAGACCCCAAGCTCTATGGCAGCCTTCCTCTTTGTATGCTTTTGGAAAGAACAGGGGCCTCAGAGACCCTACTGTGCTCCTGA
- the Rce1 gene encoding CAAX prenyl protease 2 isoform X1 — protein sequence MGFRLEGIFPAALLPLLLTMILFLGPLMQLSMDCPCDLTDGLKVVLAPRSWARCLTDMRWLRNQVIAPLTEELVFRACMLPMLAPCTGLGPAVFTCPLFFGVAHFHHIIEQLRFRQSSVGSIFVSAASISSVPVLLHRCLRCLYSFPLHPHRTPDRAGSLPLFLQLHGLPCSVCSPGASTEVATAGRLCPRCGTFPASASTPDRPQALWQPSSLYAFGKNRGLRDPTVLLTITLLCTPVNSDGLSSSSLPRNTAREGLAGVPEISGIFVGD from the exons ATGGGCTTCAGGCTGGAGGGCATTTTCCCAGCAGcgctgctgcccctgctgctaaCTATG atcctTTTCCTGGGTCCACTGATGCAGCTCTCTATGGATTGCCCTTGTGACCTGACAGATGGGCTGAAGGTTGTCCTGG CCCCTCGTTCTTGGGCCCGCTGCCTCACAGACATGCGCTGGCTACGAAACCAAGTTATTGCACCGCTGACAGAGGAGCTGGTGTTCCGGGCTTGCATGCTGCCCATGCTAGCGCCGTGCACGGGTCTGGGCCCTGCTGTGTTCACCTGCCCACTCTTTTTTGGAGTCG CCCATTTTCACCACATTATTGAGCAGCTGCGCTTCCGCCAGAGCAGTGTGGGAAGTATCTTCGTGTCTGCAG CCTCCATCTCCAGCGTTCCAGTTCTCCTACACCGCTGTCTTCGGTGCTTATACAGCTTTCCTCTTCATCCGCACAG GACACCTGATAGGGCCGGTTCTCTGCCACTCTTTCTGCAACTACATGGGCTTCCCTGCAGTGTGTGCAGCCCTGGAGCATCCACAGAAGTGGCCACTGCTGGCAGGCTATGCCCTCGGTGTGGGActtttcctgcttctgcttcaaCCCCTGACAGACCCCAAGCTCTATGGCAGCCTTCCTCTTTGTATGCTTTTGGAAAGAACAGGGGCCTCAGAGACCCTACTGTGCTCCTGACGATCACTCTTTTGTGCACTCCAGTGAACTCTGACGggctctccagctcctccttacCAAGGAATACTGCAAGGGAGGGACTGGCTGGGGTCCCCGAGATCTCAGGAATTTTTGTAGGGGATTGA